One genomic window of Corvus moneduloides isolate bCorMon1 chromosome 14, bCorMon1.pri, whole genome shotgun sequence includes the following:
- the PSMD10 gene encoding 26S proteasome non-ATPase regulatory subunit 10 isoform X1 — MEGSVSDVAVCNLAFTGRLEELRALLLRDRAQATRADQDHRTALHWACSAGHTDVADLLLGLGVPVNDKDDAGWTPLHIAASAGRDEIVKALIAKGAHVNAVNQNGCTPLHYAASKNKQEIAIMLLENGADPDATDHFESTPLHRAAAKGNLKMVQILVQHNATVDIRDSEGNTPLHLACDEERVEEAKLLVSHGASIHIENKEELTPLKVAKGGLGAILKRMVEG, encoded by the exons ATGGAGGGCTCGGTGTCGGACGTGGCTGTGTGTAACCTGGCGTTCACGGGGCGCCTCGAGGAGCTGCGGGCGCTGCTGCTCCGCGACAGGGCCCAGGCCACGCGGGCCGACCAG GATCACCGCACCGCGCTGCACTGGGCCTGCTCGGCGGGACACACGGACGTCGCAGACCTCCTGCTCGGGCTCGGCGTGCCCGTGAACGATAAGGACGAT GCTGGTTGGACTCCCTTGCACATTGCTGCTTCAGCAGGCCGTGATGAAATTGTGAAAGCCCTCATTGCTAAGGGTGCTCATGTAAATGCTGTCAATCAGAATGGCTGCACACCTCTGCATTATGCAGCCTCCAAAAATAAGCAGGAG ATTGCAATCATGCTTTTGGAGAACGGAGCAGATCCAGATGCAACAGATCATTTTGAATCCACCCCGttacacagagcagcagccaaaggaaaCCTAAAAATGGTACAGATCCTTGTGCAGCACAATGCAACTGTGGATATACGGGACTCTGAAGGGAATACTCCTct TCATTTAGCCTGCGACGAAGAGAGAGTGGAGGAGGCAAAGCTGCTGGTGTCTCACGGTGCAAGTATTCACATTGAGAATAAAGAAGAGCTGACCCCACTGAAAGTGGCCAAGGGTGGCCTGGGAGCCATCCTTAAAAGAATGGTGGAAGGCTAG
- the PSMD10 gene encoding 26S proteasome non-ATPase regulatory subunit 10 isoform X2 produces MEGSVSDVAVCNLAFTGRLEELRALLLRDRAQATRADQDHRTALHWACSAGHTDVADLLLGLGVPVNDKDDAGWTPLHIAASAGRDEIVKALIAKGAHVNAVNQNGCTPLHYAASKNKQEIAIMLLENGADPDATDHFESTPLHRAAAKGNLKMVQILVQHNATVDIRDSEGNTPLFADCRAKC; encoded by the exons ATGGAGGGCTCGGTGTCGGACGTGGCTGTGTGTAACCTGGCGTTCACGGGGCGCCTCGAGGAGCTGCGGGCGCTGCTGCTCCGCGACAGGGCCCAGGCCACGCGGGCCGACCAG GATCACCGCACCGCGCTGCACTGGGCCTGCTCGGCGGGACACACGGACGTCGCAGACCTCCTGCTCGGGCTCGGCGTGCCCGTGAACGATAAGGACGAT GCTGGTTGGACTCCCTTGCACATTGCTGCTTCAGCAGGCCGTGATGAAATTGTGAAAGCCCTCATTGCTAAGGGTGCTCATGTAAATGCTGTCAATCAGAATGGCTGCACACCTCTGCATTATGCAGCCTCCAAAAATAAGCAGGAG ATTGCAATCATGCTTTTGGAGAACGGAGCAGATCCAGATGCAACAGATCATTTTGAATCCACCCCGttacacagagcagcagccaaaggaaaCCTAAAAATGGTACAGATCCTTGTGCAGCACAATGCAACTGTGGATATACGGGACTCTGAAGGGAATACTCCTct CTTTGCTGACTGCAGAGCCAAATGCTAA
- the ATG4A gene encoding cysteine protease ATG4A isoform X1 yields the protein MEAVLSRYENQITILSDYLEEFPETDEPVWILGRQHHLNTDKSKLLLDVSARLWFTYRRKFSPIGGTGPSSDAGWGCMLRCGQMMLAQALICRHLGRDWQWEKHKKQPEEYHRILRCFLDRKDCCYSIHQMAQMGVGEGKSIGEWFGPNTVAQVLKKLALFDEWNSLAVYVSMDNTVVIEDIKKMCWSPAQSSGVAHSSAHLHRSALGQNKNTAGLCPGWKPLLLIIPLRLGINHINPVYIDAFKECFKMPQSLGALGGKPNNAYYFIGFLGNELIYLDPHTTQSFVDSEENGTVDDESFHCQQAPHRMKIMNLDPSVALGFFCKEECDFDNWCSLVQKEILKQQSLRMFELVQKHPPHWPPFIPPTKPEVTTTGAELIESTDKLFELEEEFEILSV from the exons ATGGAGGCCG TTTTATCTAGGTATGAAAACCAGATCACTATTTTGTCAGACTACTTAGAAGAATTTCCAGAAACTGATGAGCCAGTGTGGATTTTAGGAAGGCAACACCACCTGAACACAG ACAAATCTAAGTTATTGTTGGATGTAAGTGCTCGTCTCTGGTTTACATATAGAAGAAAGTTTTCACCTATTG GAGGCACCGGCCCCTCGTCTGACGCAGGCTGGGGATGCATGCTGAGGTGTGGGCAGATGATGCTGGCCCAGGCACTGATCTGCAGACATTTAGGAAGAG ATTGGCAAtgggaaaaacacaaaaaacaaccaGAAGAATATCATAGAATCTTACGGTGCTTTCTAGATAGAAAAGACTGCTGTTATTCTATCCACCAAATGG CGCAGATGGGTGTTGGAGAGGGGAAATCCATTGGAGAATGGTTTGGACCAAATACAGTTGCTCAAGTACTGAA GAAGCTTGCTTTATTTGATGAATGGAATTCATTAGCAGTTTATGTATCTATGGACAATACAGTGGTCATCGAAGACATCA AGAAGATGTGCTGGtcccctgcccagagcagcggCGTTGCCCACAGCAGTGCACATTTGCACAGAAGTGCTCTTGGCCAAAACAAGAACACAGCAGGATTGTGCCCAGGCTGGAAGCCCCTCTTGCTCATTATCCCTCTCCGGCTAGGGATTAATCACATCAATCCAGTGTATATTGATGCGTTTAAA GAATGCTTTAAGATGCCACAGTCTTTGGGAGCATTAGGAGGGAAACCCAATAATGCCTATTATTTTATAGGATTTTTAG GCAATGAGCTGATCTACTTGGACCCTCACACCACTCAGAGTTTTGtagattcagaagaaaatggcaCAGTCGATGATGAGAGCTTCCACTGCCAGCAAGCCCCACACAGAATGAAGATCATGAATTTGGACCCTTCAGTAGCTTTA GGCTTCTTTTGCAAAGAAGAATGTGATTTTGATAACTGGTGTAGTCTTGTACAAAAG GAGATTCTAAAGCAACAGAGCCTGCGGATGTTTGAGCTGGTCCAGAAGCACCCACCACACTGGCCTCCTTTCATACCTCCAACCAAGCCAGAAGTGACAACCACAGGAGCAG aactcATTGAATCTACTGACAAGCTATTTGAATTGGAAGAAGAATTTGAAATCTTGAGTGTATGA
- the ATG4A gene encoding cysteine protease ATG4A isoform X2 yields MLRCGQMMLAQALICRHLGRDWQWEKHKKQPEEYHRILRCFLDRKDCCYSIHQMAQMGVGEGKSIGEWFGPNTVAQVLKKLALFDEWNSLAVYVSMDNTVVIEDIKKMCWSPAQSSGVAHSSAHLHRSALGQNKNTAGLCPGWKPLLLIIPLRLGINHINPVYIDAFKECFKMPQSLGALGGKPNNAYYFIGFLGNELIYLDPHTTQSFVDSEENGTVDDESFHCQQAPHRMKIMNLDPSVALGFFCKEECDFDNWCSLVQKEILKQQSLRMFELVQKHPPHWPPFIPPTKPEVTTTGAELIESTDKLFELEEEFEILSV; encoded by the exons ATGCTGAGGTGTGGGCAGATGATGCTGGCCCAGGCACTGATCTGCAGACATTTAGGAAGAG ATTGGCAAtgggaaaaacacaaaaaacaaccaGAAGAATATCATAGAATCTTACGGTGCTTTCTAGATAGAAAAGACTGCTGTTATTCTATCCACCAAATGG CGCAGATGGGTGTTGGAGAGGGGAAATCCATTGGAGAATGGTTTGGACCAAATACAGTTGCTCAAGTACTGAA GAAGCTTGCTTTATTTGATGAATGGAATTCATTAGCAGTTTATGTATCTATGGACAATACAGTGGTCATCGAAGACATCA AGAAGATGTGCTGGtcccctgcccagagcagcggCGTTGCCCACAGCAGTGCACATTTGCACAGAAGTGCTCTTGGCCAAAACAAGAACACAGCAGGATTGTGCCCAGGCTGGAAGCCCCTCTTGCTCATTATCCCTCTCCGGCTAGGGATTAATCACATCAATCCAGTGTATATTGATGCGTTTAAA GAATGCTTTAAGATGCCACAGTCTTTGGGAGCATTAGGAGGGAAACCCAATAATGCCTATTATTTTATAGGATTTTTAG GCAATGAGCTGATCTACTTGGACCCTCACACCACTCAGAGTTTTGtagattcagaagaaaatggcaCAGTCGATGATGAGAGCTTCCACTGCCAGCAAGCCCCACACAGAATGAAGATCATGAATTTGGACCCTTCAGTAGCTTTA GGCTTCTTTTGCAAAGAAGAATGTGATTTTGATAACTGGTGTAGTCTTGTACAAAAG GAGATTCTAAAGCAACAGAGCCTGCGGATGTTTGAGCTGGTCCAGAAGCACCCACCACACTGGCCTCCTTTCATACCTCCAACCAAGCCAGAAGTGACAACCACAGGAGCAG aactcATTGAATCTACTGACAAGCTATTTGAATTGGAAGAAGAATTTGAAATCTTGAGTGTATGA